TCCTCATCCGTATAATCTAATTCTCCTACTTCTCTACACATTATTTGTTTAAATAAATAGTTAGTACCTTCTATTATTTCCTTTCTACTTCTAAAATTTTCAGATAATTTTATTTTTCTGTTTTCAGCCGTCTTTTTTTCAGAATAACTATTATATTTCTGCAAAAAAAGTTCAGGTTTAGACTGCCTAAATCTGTATATACTCTGCTTTACATCTCCTACCATAAACAAATTTGAGTCTTTTGATTTTCTACTTATCATATTCATTATAACTTCTTGAACTTCATTGCTATCCTGATATTCATCTATAAATATTTCCTCAAAATATCTTCTATATTCTAAAGCTGCCTCTGAAGGAACTATATTTCCCTCTTCATCTCTATCTGTTAATATTTCAAGGCAAAAATGTTCTATATCGCTAAAGTCCAGTATGCCTCTTTCCCTTTTTTTTAAGCTGTAATTTTTATCAAACTCTATTACAAGAGAAGCCAGGCATTTCATCATAGGATATACTTCCTGCATATCTTTATATATATTATCGGAACCTGAAAATATATCTTCTTTTATACTATTTAACTTCTTTTTAACTTCATCCCTTACATTCTTAGCTCTTTCCTTCACTTCTTTAACTTCATCTTTTACTCTTTTAGTGGAAAGCTTGTTAAAACTCAATTGTAAAAACTTTTCTTTTAGTTCTTCCCAAGAATTTAAAAGCGATAATTCCTTTATATTTTCATAATCTTTTTTAAAAGTATCTGCATAGTGCTCAAGTCCTTCTACGCTTTGGATTATGGTAAGTTCTCTTTCTATTCTATCCTTGCATCCCTTAACTTCTACCTCTATGCTGTGCATAATCATTTTTGCCCAAAATGTATGTCCGAAATCAAAATCTTCTTTTACATTAAAATTTTCTACTGCTTCTCTTAACCATTTTTCAGGCCAGGGATTACTTTTTGAAAATTCATAAAGGGAAAGTACCATATCTTTAAGTTTAATATCATTTTTACTTTTAAAACCATCTACAAGTTTTAAAAATTCTGTACTTTCTGTGTCATATTTCTCATCAAAAAGTTTCTCAAGCACATCCTGTTTTAAAAGAACTGCTTCTGTACTGTCGCATATTCTAAAATTAGGATCCAAATCTATTAAATGGAAATTGCTTTTTATAACCTTAAGGCAAAAAGCATGTATAGTAATTATATTAGCCTGATTTAAGAGTGTAAGCTGTTTTTGAAGATTTTTTGAGCCATAATTTGATTCTAACAGTTTAGAAATTGCCTCTGCTATTCTCTCTTTCATTTCAGAAGCCGCTGCATTCGTAAAGGTAACAACTAACAATTTATCTATATCAACATCTTCATCAATACTTGTTATTTCCTGTATTATTCTCTCTACTAGCACTGCTGTCTTACCAGTTCCTGCACCTGCTGACACTAGTAAATTACATTTGGGGGTAAAAATAGCTTCTCTTTGAGATTCTGTCCAATTTGTATCCATATCTACCACCTTACTAAAATTCATTGAAGATTTTCCTCTAAAGGATACGCCTTCTAAGTTCTAAAACCTGTTTAATACGTATCAGATGGAGTTTAAAACTCCATCTGATACCAAGAACTCTGTTTATTTAATAAACCACTTTATTCTTTCCAGAATTTTTTGCTCTGTACAAGTTCATATCAGCCCTTCTTATTGCACCTTCAACATCTTTATTCTTATTTGTACATACTGCTATACCCATTGAAACCGTTACATAAGACGAAGCTTCATTATACTCTACAGCTTTCATTTTTATAAGATTTCCTATATTTATCATTCTCTCATATACAGACATGGAATCTGTAACATTATACATATATATTATAATCTCTTCTCCCCCATATCTAGCTACCATGTCTTCCTCCCTTATACTATCTTTTATTATATCACTTACTTTTCTCAAAACCCTATCTCCATATTGATGTCCAAATCTATCATTAAAACTTTTAAAATCGTCAATGTCAATCATTACAATAGCAAAGCCTTTACCGCAGTTTTTTACTTTTTCTTTTATCACCGAGAAAAAATAATTTCTGTTAAATAACCCTGTTAAAAAATCCTTTTGAGAATTTTGTTTTATTTTATTATAAAGTTTATTATTCTCTATACATATGGCTATTTGATTAGTAAGTGCAGTTAATAACTTCACATGTTCGTTATTTAAATAGTTATATATATGGTGTTCAACCACAATAACCCCTAAAAGATTATCTTTTAAATATATAGGCATGAGTATGGAAGAGTGAATTTGAATATTATCATATATATATATATTATCAATACAATTTACTATACTAGTATTTAGACTACTTATATTTCCTTTGTTGTAATCGATAATACTAAAATGATGCTTTGTACTAGGCAAATTTGTAGATTTTAATTGAAGTTTTCTATTCTCTAAAAGATATACGCTTGAATAAGTTACCCCTAGAATTCCTATCATTATATCATTTATTATAGAAACTATTTCTCCTCTACCTATTCTCTTGTTTATATACTGACTTATCTGAACTATCAGAGACAACATATCCAGCTTCTTATCTAACTCTATAATCTTCATGCTTTGTTTTTGTATAATTCCTTCAGCCATCTTTTGATAACCTTCATACTCACTTTTAAGTTGATTATATTCATCTGATAATGGCGTCAACATAAAACTCTCCCCTATTAAAAATACATATCTAATCTAAAAATACTTTCTATAATTGTGTCTATAAAAGTATATATTCACAAGAAAACTTTTTCTCATGAATATATACAACAACTCCTCATACTATACTATTATAAATTTATATAAACTGCTCATACTATTTTATTAGTTTCTCTATAAAAAATAATTTAACACTAATTTTCAACTACCTTCTAATTTTATATTATACTACTGTTTATAAATACATCCTAGCATTTTCATACATTATATATCGAATATTTATACTCTTAATTTTCAATATTCGACTTACTATTGTACTTATATTCATGTATATTTTTTGTTGTTATATGTAAAATATTTTTTATAAAGAAGGGAGATTTTACATTTAATTATAATAAAAATTTTCTAATCTCATCTTTCATCTGTTGTTTTTCGCATACAGTGCTGTGAATAACCTTACTTTTCATTAGCTTCTCTATAGGTTTAGGTATTTCGAGAGAAGCAGTTTTACTCATTATTTCTATAAGTTCAAAGTCTTTTTGATTCTTATATTTATCGTCTAAAGCACTCATTACGGATTTTGTAAATTTAAAAGGACTTGCAGTAGAAACAATAATGGTTTTTGTGTCATCTCCTGTATCATGCAAATACTTTCTATACACGGAATAAGCCACTGAAGTATGTGTGTCCATTAAGTAATGGTAACTTTTGAAAACATCACTTATAGAATTAAGTGTTTCTCCTTCACTTGCAAATCCACCATAGAACGGTTTTAATTCTTCTTTCATATTTTCACTTACACTATACTTTCTATTTTTATTTAAATCTTTCATTAACCCCTGTACAACTAAAGAATCCTTTCCACTTATATCATATATGAATCTTTCAAGATTACTGGATATGAGTATATCCATAGAAGGAGATATCGTTACTATAAACTCTCTCTCAGCATCATAAACTCCACTTTTTAAAAAGTCATATAATACTTTATTATCATTTGAAGCACATAAAAGTCTATTTATAGGCAAACCCATTTTTTTTGCATAATAGGCTGCAAGTATATTCCCAAAATTACCTGTAGGAACTACAAAATTTATCTTTTCTCCTAACTTTATTTGTCCCTTCCTTAAAAGTTCCATATATCCATGAAAATAATATACTACTTGAGGTATAAGTCTTCCTATATTTATGGAATTGGCAGAAGAAAACATATAAGACTTTTCATCTAATTCTTTTTTTAATTCTTCATCATTAAAAATTTTCTTAACTTCAGTCTGGGCATCATCAAAATTTCCCTTTATCCCTATAACTTTAGTATTTTTGCCTGCCTGGGTAACCATCTGTTTTTTTTGTATATCGCTTACCCCTTTTTCAGGGAAAAATACTACTATTCTTGTATTCTCTACATCTGCAAAGCCTTCTAGTGCTGCCTTTCCTGTATCTCCA
The genomic region above belongs to Clostridium sp. AWRP and contains:
- the thrC gene encoding threonine synthase, encoding MKEIHYNSTRGLNGNYTASQAILKGISEDGGLFVPDSIPSVNEEELQKFKNMTYKELALCIIGKFFTDFTEDELKKCIDLAYDNKFESDEIVPVKKVGGVFYLELFHGPTLAFKDMALCLLPHLMQTAAKKQNLHKKIVILTATSGDTGKAALEGFADVENTRIVVFFPEKGVSDIQKKQMVTQAGKNTKVIGIKGNFDDAQTEVKKIFNDEELKKELDEKSYMFSSANSINIGRLIPQVVYYFHGYMELLRKGQIKLGEKINFVVPTGNFGNILAAYYAKKMGLPINRLLCASNDNKVLYDFLKSGVYDAEREFIVTISPSMDILISSNLERFIYDISGKDSLVVQGLMKDLNKNRKYSVSENMKEELKPFYGGFASEGETLNSISDVFKSYHYLMDTHTSVAYSVYRKYLHDTGDDTKTIIVSTASPFKFTKSVMSALDDKYKNQKDFELIEIMSKTASLEIPKPIEKLMKSKVIHSTVCEKQQMKDEIRKFLL
- a CDS encoding sensor domain-containing diguanylate cyclase codes for the protein MLTPLSDEYNQLKSEYEGYQKMAEGIIQKQSMKIIELDKKLDMLSLIVQISQYINKRIGRGEIVSIINDIMIGILGVTYSSVYLLENRKLQLKSTNLPSTKHHFSIIDYNKGNISSLNTSIVNCIDNIYIYDNIQIHSSILMPIYLKDNLLGVIVVEHHIYNYLNNEHVKLLTALTNQIAICIENNKLYNKIKQNSQKDFLTGLFNRNYFFSVIKEKVKNCGKGFAIVMIDIDDFKSFNDRFGHQYGDRVLRKVSDIIKDSIREEDMVARYGGEEIIIYMYNVTDSMSVYERMINIGNLIKMKAVEYNEASSYVTVSMGIAVCTNKNKDVEGAIRRADMNLYRAKNSGKNKVVY